A single window of Granulibacter bethesdensis DNA harbors:
- the rpoD gene encoding RNA polymerase sigma factor RpoD: MATKQAATAESASSEQDVETTLLDTQSASVKRLIARGKERGYITFDELNAVLPSEQNSSEQIEDVMANLSEMGIQVVESEETEESGEPAARAERAEETEDEERSGNVDEESLGRTDDPVRMYLREMGSVELLSREGEIAIAKRIEAGRDMMIGGLCESPLTFRAIITWHERLKAGEMLLRDIIDLEATQGGPPPGVVEGGEEGVEEGEADAEAFTPPPPPEESEDGDDADGIGMSLSALEEKLKPETLQRFEEIEAIYKKLSKMQSKRLDSFTSGEEVTARSEKTYEKMRDELVAKVSEVRLHNGRVEELVLQLKQLNQRLTGLEGQLLRLAESCKVPRDSFLEQHRNHELEPNWLERVSTLPGKAWKNFSARYPQEVGQIRGRIGEVAADAGLPISEFLRVYKTVNRGERDSARAKKEMIEANLRLVISIAKKYTNRGLQFLDLIQEGNIGLMKAVDKFEYRRGYKFSTYATWWIRQAITRSIADQARTIRIPVHMIETINKLVRTSRQMLHEIGREPQPEELAEKLGMPLEKVRKVLKIAKEPISLETPIGDEEDSHLGDFIEDKAAIIPLDAAIQANLREATTRVLSSLTPREERVLRMRFGIGMNTDHTLEEVGQQFNVTRERIRQIEAKALRKLKHPSRSRKLRSFLDD, from the coding sequence ATGGCAACGAAGCAGGCTGCTACCGCGGAGAGCGCGTCGTCGGAACAGGATGTGGAAACGACCCTGCTCGACACGCAGTCCGCATCGGTGAAACGCCTGATCGCACGCGGCAAGGAGCGGGGGTACATCACCTTTGACGAGCTGAACGCGGTTCTGCCATCGGAGCAGAACAGCTCCGAACAGATCGAGGACGTGATGGCCAATCTCAGTGAGATGGGCATTCAGGTCGTCGAGAGTGAAGAGACCGAGGAAAGCGGCGAACCCGCTGCCCGTGCCGAACGGGCGGAAGAAACCGAGGATGAGGAACGCTCCGGCAATGTGGACGAGGAAAGCCTCGGCCGCACGGATGATCCTGTCCGCATGTATCTGCGCGAGATGGGCAGCGTGGAGCTGCTGTCCCGCGAGGGCGAAATCGCCATCGCCAAGCGTATCGAGGCCGGTCGCGACATGATGATCGGCGGGCTGTGCGAAAGCCCGCTGACATTCCGCGCCATCATCACCTGGCATGAACGTCTCAAGGCCGGTGAGATGCTGCTGCGTGACATCATCGATCTGGAAGCCACGCAGGGCGGTCCGCCGCCCGGTGTGGTGGAGGGTGGTGAAGAAGGTGTTGAGGAAGGCGAGGCAGATGCCGAAGCCTTCACTCCGCCGCCCCCGCCTGAAGAATCCGAGGATGGAGACGATGCCGACGGTATCGGTATGTCTCTCTCCGCGCTCGAGGAAAAGCTGAAACCGGAGACCCTGCAGCGGTTCGAGGAAATCGAGGCGATCTACAAAAAACTGTCCAAGATGCAGTCAAAGCGTCTCGACAGCTTTACATCCGGCGAGGAAGTCACCGCCCGCTCCGAAAAGACCTATGAGAAGATGCGTGATGAGCTGGTCGCGAAGGTCAGCGAGGTGCGGCTGCATAACGGACGCGTGGAGGAGCTGGTTCTCCAGCTCAAGCAGCTCAACCAGCGTCTGACCGGACTGGAAGGGCAGCTTCTGCGTCTGGCGGAAAGCTGTAAGGTGCCGCGCGATTCCTTCCTGGAACAGCACCGTAATCATGAGCTGGAGCCGAACTGGCTGGAGCGTGTCTCCACCTTGCCCGGCAAGGCATGGAAAAATTTTTCGGCTCGCTACCCGCAGGAAGTCGGCCAGATCCGGGGCCGGATCGGAGAGGTTGCGGCGGATGCCGGACTGCCGATCTCCGAATTTCTGCGTGTTTACAAGACCGTCAATCGCGGCGAACGCGATAGCGCCCGCGCCAAGAAGGAGATGATCGAGGCCAATCTGCGTCTGGTGATCTCTATTGCCAAGAAATACACCAATCGCGGTTTGCAGTTCCTTGACCTGATTCAGGAAGGCAATATCGGCCTGATGAAGGCAGTGGACAAATTCGAATATCGCCGTGGCTACAAGTTCAGCACCTATGCGACATGGTGGATTCGTCAGGCGATCACACGTTCCATCGCCGATCAGGCCCGCACTATCCGGATCCCGGTGCATATGATCGAGACGATCAACAAGCTGGTGCGCACCAGCCGTCAGATGCTGCATGAAATCGGGCGTGAACCGCAGCCCGAGGAACTGGCCGAAAAGCTCGGCATGCCGCTGGAAAAAGTGCGGAAAGTTCTGAAAATTGCGAAGGAACCCATCAGCCTCGAAACCCCGATCGGTGATGAGGAAGACAGCCATCTGGGCGATTTCATCGAGGACAAGGCGGCGATCATTCCGCTGGATGCCGCCATTCAGGCCAATCTGCGTGAAGCGACCACCCGCGTTCTGTCCAGCCTGACCCCGCGTGAGGAACGTGTGTTGCGCATGCGCTTCGGGATTGGCATGAATACGGATCACACGTTGGAAGAAGTCGGCCAGCAGTTCAACGTGACGCGTGAACGCATCCGTCAGATCGAGGCCAAGGCACTCCGCAAGCTGAAACACCCCAGCCGCAGCCGTAAGCTGCGCTCTTTCCTAGACGATTGA
- a CDS encoding GNAT family N-acetyltransferase, translating into MSGSEPVIRAHVTVTFLRMDRPPAVPAPPLPEGVRVVRVIAPDLAFYRFLYATVGTPYLWWLRRVMPDRDLAALLSDPQIGVFVLEADGQTAGFYELDARYAPAVNLSYFGLMPGWVGRGLGHAFLRHAVDMAWAVGSVRYVTVNTCNADHPRALPLYRQVGFHPYRQMVERWNIPVRLGMVIPEHLQQG; encoded by the coding sequence ATGAGCGGTTCCGAACCGGTCATCCGCGCGCATGTGACGGTGACGTTTCTGCGGATGGATCGCCCACCTGCCGTCCCGGCACCTCCATTGCCTGAGGGGGTGCGCGTAGTGCGGGTCATTGCGCCTGACCTTGCATTCTACCGGTTTCTCTACGCGACGGTGGGGACGCCCTATCTGTGGTGGTTGCGTCGTGTCATGCCGGACCGGGATCTGGCGGCTTTGTTATCTGATCCGCAAATTGGGGTGTTCGTCCTGGAAGCAGACGGGCAGACAGCCGGATTTTATGAGCTGGATGCGCGCTATGCGCCTGCCGTCAATCTAAGCTATTTCGGCCTGATGCCGGGCTGGGTCGGGCGCGGGCTGGGCCATGCTTTTCTGCGGCATGCGGTGGATATGGCATGGGCAGTCGGTTCAGTGCGGTATGTCACGGTGAATACCTGTAATGCTGATCATCCACGGGCACTGCCGTTGTATCGCCAGGTCGGGTTTCATCCCTACCGCCAGATGGTCGAGCGCTGGAATATTCCTGTCCGATTGGGCATGGTGATCCCGGAGCATCTGCAACAGGGCTGA
- a CDS encoding pore-forming ESAT-6 family protein: MILTRHVLPAFVAGLFSIGVAQAADAPSATPAPTADMKAVRLAAANQLGVLEYCQSRGDISAETLDIQRKIIAMLPPPADAGEAAAEQTGKGGTVSMGGQTISIEDAAKRQQTTPTALCKQMETMLKQNMAQMNSQMNGLKK, from the coding sequence ATGATTCTGACCCGTCATGTTTTACCTGCTTTTGTCGCGGGCCTGTTCAGCATCGGCGTGGCACAGGCTGCTGATGCACCTTCCGCCACCCCTGCTCCCACCGCTGATATGAAAGCCGTGCGTCTGGCGGCGGCCAATCAGCTTGGTGTGTTAGAATATTGCCAGTCACGCGGGGATATCAGTGCAGAGACACTGGATATCCAGCGAAAAATCATCGCCATGCTGCCTCCCCCGGCAGATGCAGGCGAAGCTGCCGCTGAGCAGACAGGCAAGGGCGGCACTGTCTCCATGGGCGGCCAGACAATCTCGATAGAGGATGCGGCAAAGCGGCAGCAGACCACGCCAACAGCACTGTGTAAGCAGATGGAGACGATGCTGAAACAGAATATGGCCCAGATGAACAGTCAGATGAACGGGCTGAAAAAATAA
- the dnaG gene encoding DNA primase, translated as MALSPDFLDELRARTPIASVIGRRVRLSKAGRNWKGCCPFHGEKTPSFYVYDDHFHCFGCGVHGDVVSFVMQSQGAGFLEAVEQLAAEAGLDIPKPSREETRQAEARAGVHEVLAQAGDYYAMLLSQPEGQRGLTYLLDRGLSEATIRRFGLGWAPARGSLATAMAGKGITPEQLAEAGLLRLDEDGPGRRPWDQFHERVMFPIRDRRGRIISFGGRILGDGQPKYVNGPETAVFSKRRSLYALDLAREAVRGGAALLAVEGYMDVIALHQVGFSGAVAPLGTALTEEQLDALWQLSPAPILCFDGDAAGARAALRVAELALPFLTTERTLHVARLPAGEDPDSLIRARGSDTFSAVLEDARRRSFADALFAMLREGQALETPEQRAVFQRRLNDAAARIADKTLAAEYRSALREKFYALRRPATGARRGGHYGGGSRGGGWQFTQPAPNRLDPALAAEMAGIERLRILTAILLSHPALLHDVEEAFATLDLPDWLDRLRRAILTIPDHTDPLDSEGLIDHLQRAGLGREVERVFAPHPFPLPNCAVCGGAVMPAEAEAAWWHIFGFLHRDRLDQEVMAAQRAWDEHGDEQSQRRLTALVQARDKIRRGESDDPEA; from the coding sequence ATGGCTTTGTCGCCTGATTTTCTGGATGAGCTGCGGGCGCGGACGCCGATTGCCTCGGTGATCGGTCGCCGCGTCCGGCTGAGCAAAGCCGGACGCAACTGGAAAGGCTGTTGTCCTTTCCATGGCGAGAAAACGCCCTCTTTTTACGTATATGACGACCATTTTCACTGCTTTGGCTGCGGTGTGCATGGGGATGTCGTCAGTTTCGTCATGCAGTCGCAGGGGGCCGGTTTTCTGGAGGCGGTGGAGCAGCTTGCCGCCGAGGCCGGGCTGGATATACCGAAGCCGAGCCGGGAAGAAACCCGGCAGGCCGAGGCCCGTGCCGGGGTGCATGAGGTTCTGGCGCAGGCGGGTGACTATTATGCGATGCTGTTATCACAGCCGGAGGGTCAGCGCGGCCTGACCTATCTGCTGGACCGGGGCTTGAGTGAGGCTACGATCCGTCGCTTTGGTCTGGGCTGGGCCCCTGCGCGTGGCAGTCTGGCCACGGCTATGGCCGGAAAGGGGATCACACCGGAGCAGCTCGCCGAGGCCGGTTTACTCCGGCTTGATGAGGATGGTCCTGGTCGTCGTCCATGGGACCAGTTTCATGAGCGGGTCATGTTCCCGATCCGCGACCGGCGCGGCCGGATCATCAGCTTCGGAGGCCGTATTCTGGGCGATGGACAGCCTAAATACGTGAATGGCCCTGAAACCGCTGTCTTTTCCAAGCGACGGTCACTTTATGCGCTGGATCTGGCGCGGGAGGCGGTGCGTGGCGGTGCGGCCTTGTTGGCCGTCGAAGGTTATATGGATGTCATTGCCCTGCATCAGGTCGGGTTCAGCGGTGCGGTGGCTCCGCTCGGCACGGCACTGACGGAGGAGCAGCTTGATGCGTTGTGGCAGCTTTCCCCGGCTCCGATCCTGTGTTTTGACGGGGATGCCGCCGGTGCGCGGGCTGCGTTGAGGGTGGCGGAACTGGCGCTGCCTTTCCTGACGACCGAACGCACCCTGCATGTGGCGCGGCTGCCTGCCGGAGAAGATCCTGACAGCCTGATCCGTGCCCGTGGCTCCGATACTTTCTCCGCTGTGTTGGAGGATGCACGGAGACGCAGCTTTGCCGATGCGCTGTTCGCCATGCTGCGGGAAGGGCAGGCGCTGGAGACGCCGGAGCAGCGGGCCGTATTTCAACGCCGCCTGAACGATGCCGCTGCGCGCATTGCAGACAAGACATTGGCGGCTGAATACCGCTCTGCCCTGCGTGAAAAATTTTACGCGCTGCGCCGCCCTGCCACCGGCGCCCGCAGAGGGGGACATTATGGCGGAGGAAGCCGGGGAGGTGGCTGGCAGTTCACTCAGCCCGCGCCGAACCGTCTGGACCCGGCTCTGGCTGCGGAAATGGCCGGGATCGAACGCTTGCGTATCCTGACCGCCATTCTGCTCAGCCATCCGGCGCTGCTGCATGATGTGGAGGAAGCGTTCGCCACACTCGACCTGCCGGACTGGCTGGACAGGCTGCGCCGGGCGATCCTTACGATCCCGGATCATACGGACCCGCTTGACTCGGAGGGTCTGATAGACCACCTGCAACGCGCGGGGCTTGGTCGGGAGGTGGAGCGCGTTTTCGCGCCTCATCCTTTTCCGCTTCCAAACTGTGCGGTTTGCGGCGGCGCGGTGATGCCGGCGGAGGCCGAGGCGGCATGGTGGCACATTTTTGGCTTTCTGCATCGGGATCGTCTGGATCAGGAAGTCATGGCGGCGCAGCGTGCGTGGGATGAACATGGGGACGAGCAGAGCCAGCGGCGCCTGACGGCACTGGTTCAGGCGCGTGATAAGATAAGGCGAGGCGAATCGGATGATCCCGAGGCATAA
- a CDS encoding UbiA family prenyltransferase: protein MDQDISIPLVLDLDGTLIATDSLHESLLQHLKNTPSDLVRLPLWVMAGRAQFKQRFAEVLTQEDIDALPATPGIIALAEREAAKGRKIVLATAANRAIAEKISARFPFISEVLSSDDRGNLKGAAKAAALTSRYPDGFIYAGDSEADLHVWRSARAAVIVERGKRLRSKVQPDTPVAAHIRPSGQRANVLRRAARLHQWAKNALVFVPLVLGGQIFSAHAWGAAILAFMAMGLLASGTYIANDMWDLAEDRRHWSKKKRPLASGQLPLDDGLFLLMVCGLAALLFAAADGVGAIVTLAIYLVMSLAYSYKFKREPIVDVLLLAGMFTMRLVLGQVVTGVALAPWLLVFSMFIFLSLSLVKRHTEVMRMVQHGHQKVLGRGYLAADAPLILALGVASSMGAVAIMVLYLIDEAFQASFYRHPALLWGFPMIIFLFLGRIWLLCQRQELQDDPVAFALKDRVSLFYGATAIALFLAAIMPV from the coding sequence TTGGATCAGGATATTTCAATTCCTCTTGTACTTGATCTTGACGGAACACTGATTGCCACTGATTCACTGCATGAATCTCTGCTGCAACATCTGAAAAATACTCCTTCTGATCTTGTCAGGCTTCCGCTCTGGGTGATGGCCGGTCGTGCGCAGTTCAAGCAGCGCTTTGCCGAGGTACTGACCCAGGAGGATATCGATGCCCTTCCTGCGACCCCCGGTATCATTGCGCTGGCGGAGCGGGAGGCAGCAAAAGGGCGTAAAATCGTCCTGGCGACGGCTGCCAATCGGGCTATTGCGGAGAAAATAAGCGCCCGGTTTCCTTTTATTTCAGAGGTTCTGTCCTCTGATGATCGGGGTAACCTGAAGGGAGCGGCCAAGGCTGCCGCCCTGACAAGCCGCTACCCGGATGGCTTCATCTATGCGGGTGATTCCGAAGCAGATCTTCATGTGTGGCGCTCTGCCCGTGCTGCTGTCATCGTTGAACGCGGCAAGCGCCTGAGAAGCAAGGTTCAGCCTGATACCCCGGTGGCGGCCCATATCCGCCCTTCCGGCCAACGCGCCAATGTTCTCCGCCGGGCGGCGCGGCTTCATCAATGGGCCAAAAACGCTCTGGTTTTTGTGCCGCTGGTGCTGGGGGGACAAATTTTTTCGGCCCATGCCTGGGGGGCGGCCATACTGGCCTTCATGGCGATGGGGCTGCTCGCTTCGGGCACCTATATCGCCAATGACATGTGGGATCTGGCTGAGGACCGTCGCCACTGGTCGAAGAAAAAGCGCCCGCTTGCCAGTGGGCAATTGCCACTGGATGACGGCCTGTTTCTGTTGATGGTCTGCGGATTGGCTGCTCTGCTGTTTGCCGCTGCCGATGGTGTCGGTGCCATCGTCACTCTTGCCATCTATCTGGTCATGAGCCTCGCCTATTCCTATAAGTTCAAGCGCGAGCCGATCGTTGATGTGCTGTTGCTGGCGGGCATGTTTACAATGAGGCTTGTGCTCGGGCAGGTGGTGACCGGTGTTGCGTTGGCACCATGGCTGCTGGTGTTTTCCATGTTTATTTTCCTCTCCCTGTCGCTGGTGAAGCGACATACCGAGGTGATGCGCATGGTGCAGCATGGTCACCAGAAAGTGCTCGGACGTGGCTACCTGGCTGCGGATGCGCCACTGATTCTGGCGCTCGGGGTGGCTTCCAGCATGGGGGCGGTCGCCATCATGGTACTGTATCTGATCGACGAAGCGTTTCAGGCGAGTTTTTATCGTCACCCCGCCCTGTTATGGGGCTTTCCCATGATCATTTTTCTGTTCCTGGGCCGCATCTGGCTGTTATGCCAGCGTCAGGAACTGCAGGATGATCCTGTTGCCTTTGCTCTGAAAGATCGTGTGTCGCTATTCTATGGGGCGACAGCAATAGCCTTGTTTCTGGCTGCCATTATGCCGGTTTGA
- a CDS encoding FAD-binding oxidoreductase has protein sequence MMAASPFTLRTDICSWGRVVREPHYVARPAFPAALSSLTGPESESASLLAVGLRRSYGDTPLNAGGRLIEMTGLNRFIHFDAQNGIVRADAGMSLSDLLRFTVPKGWFTATSPGTRFVTLGGAVANDVHGKNHHSAGSFGCSVRALGLLRGNGERRVLEARSDNGLFAATLGGLGLTGVIEWVELQLSPIASAWLDVETIPYENIDAFWDLAAESAGGFEHTVAWIDCLARGPHAGRGIFTRANWRRDGRLDPHDDRSWKSIPLDAPGFALNRFSVRAFNELYYRAHQRKAGKQVQHYSQHFYPLDAIRSWNRLYGARGMLQYQCVLPFETARSAMPVLLDAIARSGETSFLAVLKTFGAKTSPGLLSFPRPGATLALDFPFRGAGTLATLLRLDEIVREAGGALYPAKDGRMSAGMFRQSFPRLDQFLPHKDPVMTSSFWQRVLQ, from the coding sequence ATGATGGCTGCTTCTCCTTTCACGCTTCGGACGGATATCTGCTCCTGGGGGCGCGTGGTCCGTGAGCCGCATTATGTCGCCCGACCGGCCTTTCCTGCCGCGTTGTCCAGCCTGACAGGGCCGGAGAGTGAGAGTGCCAGTCTGTTGGCGGTTGGTTTGCGCCGTTCCTACGGTGATACGCCGTTGAATGCGGGTGGTCGCCTGATCGAGATGACCGGGCTGAACCGCTTTATCCATTTCGATGCACAAAACGGGATCGTGCGGGCTGATGCCGGCATGAGCCTGTCCGATCTGCTGCGCTTTACCGTACCGAAGGGCTGGTTTACCGCGACCAGCCCCGGTACGCGGTTCGTGACGCTTGGTGGCGCGGTTGCCAATGATGTGCATGGCAAAAATCACCATTCTGCCGGCTCTTTCGGTTGCTCCGTGCGTGCGCTCGGCCTGCTGCGAGGTAACGGAGAGCGGCGGGTGCTTGAGGCCCGAAGTGACAATGGCCTGTTTGCTGCGACGCTCGGGGGGCTTGGGCTGACAGGGGTGATCGAATGGGTGGAGTTGCAGCTCTCTCCGATTGCCAGCGCATGGCTGGATGTAGAAACCATCCCTTACGAGAATATCGATGCTTTCTGGGATCTGGCGGCCGAGAGTGCAGGCGGTTTCGAACACACTGTTGCCTGGATTGACTGCCTGGCACGTGGCCCGCATGCAGGCCGTGGCATCTTTACGCGCGCCAACTGGCGGCGGGATGGGCGTCTTGACCCGCATGATGATCGCAGCTGGAAATCCATTCCGCTCGATGCACCCGGCTTCGCCCTGAATCGCTTCAGCGTGCGTGCCTTCAACGAATTGTACTACCGCGCCCATCAGCGTAAAGCCGGAAAACAGGTCCAGCATTACAGCCAGCATTTTTATCCGCTTGATGCCATCCGCAGCTGGAACCGGTTGTATGGCGCGCGCGGCATGCTGCAATATCAATGCGTCCTTCCCTTCGAGACCGCGCGTTCCGCCATGCCCGTATTGCTGGATGCCATCGCACGCAGCGGGGAGACCTCCTTTCTGGCCGTGCTCAAGACGTTCGGTGCGAAAACCTCACCGGGGCTGTTATCGTTTCCCCGGCCCGGTGCTACTCTGGCGCTGGATTTTCCCTTCCGGGGAGCCGGGACTTTGGCCACGCTGCTGCGGCTGGATGAGATCGTCCGGGAAGCGGGCGGGGCGCTTTACCCCGCGAAAGACGGGCGGATGAGTGCCGGCATGTTCAGACAGTCTTTTCCCCGGCTTGATCAATTTCTTCCTCATAAGGATCCGGTCATGACCTCCAGTTTCTGGCAGCGTGTGTTGCAATGA
- the carA gene encoding glutamine-hydrolyzing carbamoyl-phosphate synthase small subunit, with the protein MTTSVDDIIERLGGADGAARRLGVGTEALRKWRQSRSIPARHWPALIESLGITLEDIPGAPARTALTEAPPEGATAVLALSDGTLFWGRGFGAPTQGTQPAEICFSTGLTGYQETLTDPSFAGQIITFTFPHIGNVGANKDDMEAATIAARGLVVKEDITAASNWRAETSLDAWLQHRGITGISGVDTRALTLRIRDLGAPHGIISFPADGHFDIAALVEAAAAWPGLEGLDLAKDVSCTQSYEWSEGTWSWPGAFSAPPPKHHVVAVDYGAKRNILRSLANAGCRVTVVPATTSAEDILRHNPDGVFLSNGPGDPAATATYAVPAIRGVLEAGKPVFGICLGHQLLSLALGAKTYKLDLGHRGANQPVKELATGRVEITSQNHGFAVDASSLPAGVEVTHVSLFDGSNEGIAAPSKRCFSVQYHPEASPGPSDSHHLFHRFVDMLGS; encoded by the coding sequence ATGACAACAAGTGTAGACGATATCATCGAACGCCTGGGCGGCGCGGACGGCGCTGCACGCAGGCTTGGCGTGGGCACGGAAGCCCTTCGCAAATGGCGTCAGTCCCGCTCGATCCCCGCGCGCCACTGGCCCGCACTGATCGAGTCGCTGGGTATTACGCTGGAGGATATTCCCGGGGCGCCGGCCCGCACCGCGCTGACAGAAGCCCCGCCGGAAGGGGCCACCGCCGTTTTGGCGCTCAGCGATGGCACACTGTTCTGGGGACGCGGCTTCGGTGCGCCGACACAGGGGACACAGCCTGCTGAAATCTGCTTCAGCACCGGGCTGACCGGATATCAGGAAACCCTGACCGACCCGTCTTTCGCCGGGCAGATCATCACCTTCACCTTTCCGCATATCGGCAATGTCGGCGCCAACAAGGACGATATGGAGGCCGCCACCATCGCCGCACGCGGGCTGGTGGTGAAGGAAGACATCACCGCCGCCTCCAACTGGCGGGCGGAAACCAGCCTCGACGCATGGCTTCAGCATCGTGGCATCACCGGAATTTCAGGCGTGGATACGCGCGCGCTGACATTGCGCATCCGCGATCTTGGCGCACCGCATGGTATCATCTCCTTTCCTGCGGACGGGCATTTCGACATTGCGGCTCTGGTAGAAGCCGCCGCCGCATGGCCCGGACTGGAAGGGCTGGATCTGGCGAAGGATGTCTCCTGTACCCAGAGCTATGAATGGTCCGAAGGCACCTGGTCCTGGCCTGGAGCCTTCTCCGCACCCCCGCCGAAGCATCATGTCGTCGCGGTGGATTACGGGGCAAAGCGCAACATCCTGCGCAGCCTTGCAAATGCCGGATGCCGGGTGACGGTCGTGCCGGCCACCACCTCCGCCGAGGATATCCTGCGACACAATCCGGATGGCGTGTTCCTGTCCAACGGCCCCGGCGATCCGGCCGCAACAGCCACCTATGCCGTGCCTGCCATTCGCGGCGTGCTGGAGGCTGGCAAGCCGGTTTTCGGCATCTGTCTTGGGCACCAGCTGCTGTCTCTGGCGCTGGGGGCAAAAACCTACAAGCTCGATCTGGGGCATCGCGGGGCCAACCAGCCGGTCAAGGAACTGGCCACCGGTCGCGTGGAGATCACCAGCCAGAATCATGGTTTCGCCGTGGATGCATCCTCCCTGCCTGCCGGGGTGGAGGTCACACATGTCAGCCTGTTCGACGGCTCGAACGAGGGTATTGCCGCGCCGTCGAAGCGTTGTTTCAGCGTGCAGTATCATCCGGAAGCCAGTCCCGGCCCCAGTGACAGCCATCATCTGTTCCATCGTTTCGTGGACATGCTGGGGTCGTAA
- a CDS encoding GatB/YqeY domain-containing protein → MALRDDFMDQMKTAMKSGDTARVAAIRLIIARMKEQDIEARAKGETVDDTALQVMMRGMIKSRRESVTLYLQGNRPELAEKEEAEITVIESFLPQAMDESATASAVDAAIAESGAVGVKDMGKVMAVLRAKYAATIDMAAAGALVKARLNG, encoded by the coding sequence ATGGCCCTGCGCGATGATTTCATGGACCAGATGAAAACCGCGATGAAGAGCGGTGACACGGCGCGTGTCGCGGCGATCCGGCTGATTATCGCCAGGATGAAGGAGCAGGATATCGAGGCCCGGGCCAAAGGGGAAACAGTGGATGATACCGCGCTTCAGGTGATGATGCGTGGCATGATCAAATCCCGGCGGGAGAGCGTAACTCTCTATCTTCAAGGCAATCGTCCGGAGCTGGCGGAAAAGGAAGAGGCGGAAATCACGGTAATTGAAAGCTTCTTGCCGCAGGCTATGGATGAGTCCGCAACGGCCTCCGCGGTTGATGCGGCGATCGCGGAAAGCGGTGCTGTCGGCGTGAAGGATATGGGGAAAGTCATGGCGGTGCTGCGGGCGAAATATGCTGCGACCATCGATATGGCAGCCGCCGGGGCGCTGGTGAAAGCGCGCCTGAACGGCTAA